The Syngnathoides biaculeatus isolate LvHL_M chromosome 1, ASM1980259v1, whole genome shotgun sequence region GcgacatacaaacacacacacacacggtagTAGACTAGACACGTTCGTGTTGCTAGCTGGTAAAGAATTGTGTCTCTGGTGAATTCCGCTTCATCCCATCTGGCCTTCCATCCGACATGCTGGTTCATCCCTGAGCTTGGTACATTCCATTCAGGGATGGTAATCTTACtcaggcgcacacacacacacacacacacacatctcttCTCCAAGGCGGGCTCAGAAGTTCTGTgattgcccccctcccccacctcgTTCCTTCGGCAGCGGTACCGTTGGCGCCGAAGGGCGCGCACGCGTCCGTTAGCCAGCCCTGTTGTGCAGAGAAGACGCGTTAAGACGCAAAAGTAGAACGTCGAGCTAATAATAttcataacaataaaaaaaagtgagtccGACTTACGTGTAGAGAGGCTGCAGTTGCAAGTGCGACGACTTCTGAGGAGGTTGGTAGCCGTACGAGTCGAAACCGCCGATGAAGTCGACTTGGCGAGACAAGGAGAGCAAAGGATGACTTTTGTTTTGCAGGCGATGGGCCAATGTGTTAGTCGAACTTCTTGGATCGACACCTAAAGAACGGCCCTCCACGCACGATGTGAGGGTCAATTTTACACGATACAATGTCAATTTTGTCCATAATATACACaggaaatcaaaagaaattaaattaacGATGAATCATGACTTTTGGTGGGCTTTTCCACTCCTTACAATAAGCATCGGATGCTTTAATTAAGTGGTCGGctcagttcatccatccattatcttggtcgcttatcctcacgagggtcgcggggagtgccggagcctatcccagctgtcaacgggcaggaggcggggtacaccctgaactggtcgccggccaatcgcagggcacatcgagacggaACAggcggactcacaatcacacctaggggcaatttagggtcaccaattaatgtttcgtgttttggggatgtgggaggaaagcggagtgcccggagaaaatccacacaggcgcgtcggggattgaacccaggacctcagaactgcgaggccaccgtgccgcccagctCAATTCAGGAAAAGTAAAAATCTTGACGCAATACGTCACGAGTTGTgacatccattaaaaaaaaaaaaaaaaaaaaaagtaatcctaCGGTGTCAACAATGATTTCTTCTTGgttagaagaagaaaagaagagttCACCAGCTACGTGAACCACTACACCAGAATTTCGACAGGGACGAAGGTGAAAACACTCACAGCTGTCCTCGTCGTCCTGGAAGACTTTGCTCATGTAGCACGCGTACACGAATCCGAAAAGCTGCTCAAAGACAAAGTTAGTCGCATATTATTATACGTACAGCAGCGTGTCGTTTTTGCACACGGCGTGGACAGTACGTCTTTGTACTTACGGCCAGCAGGACCTGGATGGCCGAGCTCAGCACTTCGATGTACTGGTAGTCCAGCAGGCAGCCCGACACGGTGATGACGTGGTGGTCGTCGGGGGCCAAGTGCGAGTCCAAGACCGGCGTCACCAGGCAACCGGGACCGTGCTCCATCCACCAGGAACGGTGCAGGGACGTGTTGAACGTCATCAGGAAGTCCCTGTCCTACACGCGCATTGAGAAAACGGGAGATTTAGGACGTGGCGCCCCCTCGCGGGAGGTTCGAAACAATGCGCCTCCAACGCCAATGTCACTCATCGGCAtgaaattgaaaatggaaaCTCGTGAGAGGATGCAACCAGTCTCCCAGACCCCCGGCTGAAATCGAACCAGAAGTCATCCATTTTGGcaggcacgtgcacacacacactccgagTAGTGCTCAAGCACCTTCTGCCCTAGATGGAAATTCCCGCGTTTGCtgcagctcttttttttcttcttttaattcattcatcagTATGACagttgcccccccctcccccccgcaaAAATAATCAATGCAAACCGGAAGTCGGCCATTCTGGTCTGAAgtagtagcattttttttttttttgacgatcATATCAAAGATGTGCAAGGACCATCGCATAATtcaactttcattttttaattgttttcataACGTGACATCCAAGCGTGACCGCTCGTGGCGTTATCAAGCGTCGCTGTTCCCACCTTCCTCGAGTCACCGTCGGTGCCTTTTTCCAGGAATCGCTTTCCCCTGACTTGTGATCGGCGACGGTGGCCTCGCGCTCCAGCGCTGAGAAATGCGCTCACATATAATTATCCGTTTTCAAGTCcggattttgttgttttaaactgTGTCGGAACAAAGTCGTCCTTTATCGAGGCTCTCAACATAACAGGCTGCCTTCCGGGCTCAATCTCTCGCAGCGGCGGAACATCATCGTCATGTGCGTATAAATATTATAAAGAGCACTTTGTTGCAAACGCCCCAGACGGATCTTTCTGACGTAACGGCGTGCAAAAACGGTAATTGTTACATTCTCGTCTAATGGCGAAGGACTTGAAGTCAACTTTGTCGGCGTTGCGGCGCTCTCTAAAATAGCGCGTGGGAGTGTTCAAAAGCGATGAGGGATGTGCCCCGAggttgtggagagggagggcgACTTTGCGGCTGCTGGAATACAGTCCGCTACTTTCAAAACCGCTGCGCAAGAGAGGAAAAGAAGCCTTtcggagtgcccccccccccccacgtcctCGGAAGGCTTTGAAGCTACTCTGCTGCCACGCTGcccttatttttttcaatccaagTGGGATCCGATTCCGTCACCGACTTTCATCCTGAGTGGCCGCAAATTTGCCAACGGCAGCCGATTGGTGCTCCTCTGGGACTCTCGTACAAACTGGATCTGATCTGGATTCAAACCGGTTTTGCTTTTGCAACTTCCAGATCGGGCAGACTCAGAGCTGATTGGataataatttcaaatttcGCGGcacggcactccggtttcctcacacattccaaaaacatgcagcgttAATTGgggactcgaaattgccccgaggtgtgattgtgagtgcgcctgttgtttgcgattggctggcgaccagttcagggtgtaccccgcctcctgcccgttgacagcagggatgggctccggcactcactgcgaccctcgtgaggataagcagcaaagaaaatggatagatggatggatatgaccTGGATTGAATttagtaaacatccatccatccattttcaacagcgCCTATCCTCCTAGcgaaaggcagaccacaccctggactggtcgccaaaaATTACTTCTTTAAAACAGATGACTaccaattatattttttttttatgtgaagtcACTGCAACCTCCAATTTCATTTAACCAAGATTGCAGTTTTTGGACTCGACATGGAAAAAGCAGATCAAATTAAGTCTGGATTATATTTAATAAACCTACCATTAGCACTGAAtatgaatttcaaatttcatgcaAACTGGATGTGATCTTGATTGAACCTGGCACGACCAAACGGTTTTAGATCACCCGTCTTCCGGACCGCTtctcctcggggggggggggtcgcggccttactggcgcctatcccagccgagGCAAAGAGAtgcacaccctaaactggtcgccagccaatcgcaggccacatgtaaacaaacaactactcacagtcgcactcacacttaTGATGCAATTCAGTCATCGGTTAACCTGgcgcgcatgtttttgggatgtgggaggaaacccgagtgcccggagaaaaacctcgcgggcacggcgagaacatgcaaagtccacacgggcggggctggAGTCGAACCGGCAACCGCACACTCGCGAGGTCGCCGCGCTAGCCAGGTTTGTTTTAGAGGACAGACGGAGTAAATGTTAGTTCATAACAGATCTGCTCAGGATCGGAATCAGACCAGATCTGCTCTCGACCTGATTTGGCTCAATCGTAGTTTCACAGCGTAGACAGCGTTGAACGCTTCATTTGAACGTTTCGAACTACAGTTTTAGAGCACAGACAGAGTACACGTCATTCACACTGGCTTAATCTTACTTTGACATTCATTTTAGACTGTAAAAATGGTCAATTTAATTCAATCAGGATCTGATCTGGCTTGAACTTGCTTCGATTTTAGTTTCTGAGGAGGAAAAATAGCAAATTTCCTTCCGAGTAGACCTCCATCGGGATGAACTCGTTTCCGCCGTAAAAGGGCCTCGACTCGAGAAGAGGACTTACCTGAGACAGGTTGCCCACCTCCAGGTAGAAGCAGATGACGAAGGAGTTCCAGCCCACCCACAGCACCAGCCACACTGCGTACTACAAGCACAGCGCGGGCTCGTTTCAGGGCCGCCCGCTTTGGCCAGCGCAAATGCCGCTACTCACAGAGATGAGGTATCTGAAGCGGAACTGCACCGTTCCGAACGTGCCCAGGATGACGGCCATGATGTGCAGGAAGTTGGCCAGGATGGGCGCCCACTGGTAGCCCAGGAAGTCGAACACCTGCCTCTGGAGGGCGGCCACCTGacgaccagaaaaaaaaaaaggggggggggggggcgagtaaGAACGTAGCCGGCCACAACTGCagctgttgccatggtaactGCCCGGAGCCCGGTCAGTGACGCCCCTCCTTCCcccataacaacaaaaaaaaaaaaaaaaaactaactaatGAGGATGTACTGGCCGCAATTACaatgatgcccccccccccacaacacacAGCTTCTACaagaaaacaacacaacacaaagaaaACTATTTTTAGATGCAAGGAGCTGCTAAATTGAAATCCAGAATGGACGCCAGATGGCGAATGGGGGCCCGCCAGAGCATgtttgagccccccccccccctctccacacacacacacacacactatgcaGCTGCAACTCAAAGCACTGACTGTACTGGACAAAAATGTCTGATTAACCCGCAAGCAGCACGCTACTCTAATTATTCCCCCGAGCGGCCGACAGCGTCGAACGTTGATGTGAGGCGTTCAAGGAACCTCGGACGTTAGCCGTCTGCAACTGTGCACTCCAGTATTTGATAGCAGCTGATGTGAAATTCGTTCTCCAAACTCTTCCCAGAAGCAATTACAGTGTTTGGATAGCAGCTTTTCATGTCGCAGCAGTTTGTCGTTTGTGTTTGGAGATAAGAGGATATCTCCCATCTAATCTCTTTGATTTATTTGCCGAGCAGTACTAGTCAAAGTGGCAACCTTCATAAAACATACAAATGTTGTTATTACTAGTTTACAGGCCTCCAAACATGCATACATACCAAGATAATCAGCGCTAACGCTCACTAACGCAACAGCTTGAACGTAATTAACATTTGAGACGCTTGCCCGCATTTGAATTTGTGCACATTTCCCATAGCGCCATCATAATTATGCTTTGAAATTCTGTTTTACACGCAGCGAATTTCTCGAAAACTGGATTGTATCTCGACGAAATCAGATAACATTACGGTTTTCCCTTCAAATCAGATCGGATGTGGAATTTGGCTCGATTTAAAATATTACGGACTGCGTGCATAATCCGTGATATTTCATTCAAACTGGATCCAATTTGGTTTCAATGAAGTTAACGTTGCACCTTGTAAAGTTCAAATTTCAGATTCGTTGAAAGCAGATCTCGTTTAGATTAAAGTTGGTCAACATTAGCTCTTGACTACTATCAAGAATATTGCCACATTCTCCATCTTGAATAGTTATCAACACCTTCTTACAATTCATTCAGACTGGGATTAAAGTTGGCAAAGATCAAATCGGATCTGGTCTTAATGACACATTACTTTGACCGCATACGCCCTGTAAATTTCCTTCACACGGGATGAGTTTTGCAGCAGAATGTGGATGAACACGTCCTCCACAGAATCTTTCAAACCGATTCTGATCCGGATTAAGTTCAGTAAACACGGCAGCTCGAGAATCCGTCGGGAAAACTTGCGTTTCCTCGCGTGCGGCCGGCCGCTCACTCACCAGCTGGAGGGCGCATATGCCCAGCAGCGTGCATCGCCCGTCGCATTTGCCCATCTTGGAGGCCTCGGCCCGCGGCTTGGGCCCCCGCAGGCTCCGGGGGAAGGACGGCTCCCCGCTCAGATCCAGACTTGCCCGGCCGTGTCAGCTCACACCATTCCGGGGAGAGGAGGAGGCCctgcccgccgccgccgtcctccgAGGCTCGACCGGTGCTTCCCCTCACAGCGGCTGGCCCATTTTTCGCTCAAATTCGGTCTTTTCGTCTACTTCCAGGCGGTTGGAGGAGGACTTGGCTGCGGTCAGACCACCAGCGACAAGCGAATCACCTCGGCCACACCTTCCGGAGGGTCTGCAGGCagcgaggaagggagggagggagggaggtttgggggggggggggccacatCCACACACAAAGGCACAAAGAGAGGCGGAAAAGTGTGATGACGGCCCCGGGCTGCAGACACAAATGAGCATCATATGATAGCGGCGGGGGGCAAGAGGGGAACAGAGTCCGCGGCGTCGCTCCGGAGGTCTCCGGCCCTGCCGCCCGGCGACGGACGCACAAAGCAGCCCGTTGTGACTCACCACGTTCGGATGAACAACAAACGCGGGCCCCCTCGAAGGCTCCTCGGTCTTTCCTCGCGGTCGCGCTCCACCGACAGCGGCTAGACTCCGTTTTGGGATTACCGGCGGTGCGTGTGTTGGgaagggggccgggggggggggttaatcaaaaagaaataaaaaataaaataaacaccgGGCTACCTCGCTTCGTCTCTCCTCGCCGTCTTTTGTCAACAATCGGTGCCGGGGCGTGCGCAGGAGGAGCCGGAGAAGTGAGGGGAAAGAGGCGGGCGAGTGAGCGAGAaagaagggtggggggggtggagggggctgGCCGTGGTGGTGGCGGCGACCCCCTTCGAGGAGGAGCTGtgggttggtggtggtggtggtggggggggggcaacaaagggagggggggggggaccacatCAGCCTGGATGAGCGGATGAACGCACCGCCGCCCGCAGGAAGCCCCGCAAGAACTCACCGACGGGCCGCGGAGGTCCTCGGATGTTCGCCCTCATCGTCATCTGCTTTTAATGTGCAATATGGATCACATTCCAGTAAACCGTCGCACGATACTTTGGGGTCGTCGAGGCTGATATATCCCAAAATGTTTGTTGCTTCCAAGTTGCGCTCACCAGGCAGACGTAATAATCAAGTAATGCGTGTACTTTCTATTCCGGATCGATACCTTTCGTCAAATGTTCTGAAACACACACTAAACataaaaaggagaaaaacacAAGTGTGTGTGGTGTTAAAACACAGAAGCATAAAGTTTAAAAGCAGGAAAGCTTTGCTCTAGTTTCTTCATCGTCTGTTGCTAGGAGATGCTTTTGTTTTGACCACTAACATACTTTGTGTTCATATTGaaaaacgttgtttttttttttttttccagtagctGCAGAAAATCTTCCCCACTTTTTTCAGTCTTTCTGTGGTCTCGCTTTGGTGGGAGAGGACCAGCTGGGACGCCTGCGTGGCGTGTTCAGGTGTGGCCCGGCCCGTGTTCCGTTCTGCATTGCGCTTGCTTTCATATTCTAGTTCACATAATATCCATGCGCATCAAATTTCATTCAGACCGGATGGAAACTTTTAAATTGAACCTGTCACATGTTGCAGTTTGCACAATGAGCAGAACCTCACGTGGCGAACTGGATCCGATCCACATTAGTTCGCGTGCGGCCAACGTCATTCAAATCGGATGGATTCAACCTTGCAAATATTGTATTCTATAGTAAAAACATCCAATTTAAGTCACACTGGATCACAACCAGATGAAATCCACTTTGGCGATTTACTCGTAATGTCCACAGTGCAGTATTTATCAATCAAACCTGAATTAAACTTGGTATGAGGCGATAATTCGAAGATTCGGCATACACGTTACACACAAATTAATCCAAACTGGACCATATCTGGATTAAATGCAGTAAACATTACACATAAATATTAATCCAGTGTTTCCCGTTTGAACTAATTATTTCTTATCTAATATTTCACACAGAAATACTTGACATCAGAACCAATgggtaataaaaacatttaaaaaaaaatatgtttttttggggttaagCAAAGCATCATACAAGcatacaaacagaaacaaaacggaaagagacttttttttttttttttacagaaaatgtgatttttattaaaaagaacaaaaaaaaaggatacaaaAATCATTGTTGTTGTCTATTGGAACAagcacatattttattttattttttttgctactgAATCTCCCCCATGTAGAGTCGTTTGTCACTGCCGCCGGACAGCACTGCGGAGACAAAGCCAGCACACAACAAGAACGGTTAGCCCCAAAAGACCCACTGCGAGTAGCGAAAATCCACATACCGGAGATGCCtctgactcatttttttttgtaaatatattaatagtttaaacAGCAAactatgacccccccccc contains the following coding sequences:
- the nkain1 gene encoding sodium/potassium-transporting ATPase subunit beta-1-interacting protein 1; translation: MGKCDGRCTLLGICALQLVAALQRQVFDFLGYQWAPILANFLHIMAVILGTFGTVQFRFRYLISYAVWLVLWVGWNSFVICFYLEVGNLSQDRDFLMTFNTSLHRSWWMEHGPGCLVTPVLDSHLAPDDHHVITVSGCLLDYQYIEVLSSAIQVLLALFGFVYACYMSKVFQDDEDSFDFIGGFDSYGYQPPQKSSHLQLQPLYTAG